The Procambarus clarkii isolate CNS0578487 chromosome 56, FALCON_Pclarkii_2.0, whole genome shotgun sequence genome includes a region encoding these proteins:
- the LOC138349687 gene encoding LOW QUALITY PROTEIN: origin recognition complex subunit 5-like (The sequence of the model RefSeq protein was modified relative to this genomic sequence to represent the inferred CDS: inserted 2 bases in 2 codons; deleted 1 base in 1 codon) — protein TKVEETMNDLEEHIPCRKAQIDLLTSLLGQDDCVLPCSIFLYGHSGTGKTLVTTAVLQKLGILTSHVCCIEFYTARVMYETILNQLSGTVPSGINNYTSYASCDNLGDFVRHIRNIGYSKGNPRMAILLEHSERLRDCDANILPVLCRLQELTQDTNIVVIFSSTLPIDKFRATTGFMEPVVIHFPQYTKDELVDILLKQRXIHHSEKFYKNYVNLVLSVFYLATKGLPELKHQVQLNFKSYCEPLEKGEAEEHDIRLLWRNIEPQLKKAMSSVYLREVSSAQYERMQQLTETTHSDQSYSKAALTNKMELPYYTKFLLIAAYLASYNPARTDRRFFMKHHGKQRKTQAMIKAKERSSNQLVGPKPFPLDRLLAIFYSIVEDKVTPXANIFSQISSLVTLRLVTQVGGDDQLDAPKYKCAVTLDFIRSVARMVSFDVVRYLYDYA, from the exons ACGAAGGTGGAAGAAACTATGAATGACTTGGAGGAGCACATTCCGTGTCGTAAAGCTCAGATCGATCTCTTGACCAGTCTTCTTGGGCAG GATGATTGTGTGTTGCCATGCAGTATATTTCTGTATGGCCATAGCGGCACTGGCAAGACTCTGGTCACAACTGCTGTGCTACAGAAGTTAGGGATCCTTACCAGTCATGTTTGCTGCATCGAGTTTTACACAGCCAGAGTTATGTACGAGACCATACTCAATCAGCTTAGTG GCACTGTTCCATCAGGCATCAATAATTACACATCATATGCATCGTGTGACAACCTCGGAGACTTTGTT AGACACATACGCAACATTGGTTATAGCAAAGGGAATCCACGAATGGCCATT TTGTTAGAACATAGTGAACGTCTGCGTGACTGTGATGCCAACATTCTACCAGTACTGTGTAGATTGCAAGAGCTTACCCAAGATACAAATATTGTTGTTATCTTCTCCTCAACGCTGCCAATTGACAAGTTTCGTGCAACTACTGGATTCATGGAGCCTGTTGTCATCCATTTTCCACAGTATACTAAAG ATGAACTGGTTGATATTCTTTTGAAACAAA CCATCCACCATTCTGAGAAATTTTATAAAAACTACGTCAATCTTGTGTTGAGTGTGTTCTACCTGGCAACCAAAGGTCTTCCTGAACTGAAGCACCAG GTGCAACTTAACTTCAAGTCCTACTGTGAGCCACTTGAGAAAGGGGAGGCAGAGGAGCACGACATTCGTTTATTATGGAGGAATATTGAACCTCAGCTGAAGAAGGCAATGAGCTCGGTGTATCTTAGAGAAGTGTCTAG TGCACAGTATGAGAGGATGCAGCAGCTGACGGAGACGACACATAGTGATCAGTCATACAGTAAAGCAGCCCTCACTAATAAG ATGGAGCTTCCCTATTACACAAAGTTCCTGTTGATAGCTGCATATCTTGCGTCTTATAATCCAGCACGCACTGACCGTAGATTTTTCATGAAGCACCATGGAAAACAGCGAAAAACACAGGCCATGATCAAG GCCAAGGAGAGATCTAGTAATCAGTTGGTTGGACCAAAGCCCTTCCCCTTGGATCGTCTCTTGGCCATCTTTTATTCCATTGTTGAGGATAAAGTTACGC CAGCAAACATATTTTCCCAA ATCTCCAGCCTGGTGACATTGAGGTTGGTGACACAAGTTGGAGGGGATGACCAGCTGGATGCACCAAAATATAAGTGTGCAGTTACTCTTGACTTTATACGAAGTGTTGCAAG aatgGTTAGTTTTGATGTTGTACGTTACTTGTATGACTATGCCTAG